The Vulpes vulpes isolate BD-2025 chromosome 1, VulVul3, whole genome shotgun sequence genome contains the following window.
GAATGCTGGAGTCTCTAGAGGACAGCGGAGCCTCCACAGAGAGACCCCAGGAGCCTGGAGTCTTCACAAGCTCTGGAGGACAGTGGGTACCCACCTGCCAGCGTGCTCATGGTGGAGGGGCATGTCTCTGTCCTTCGTTGTTTGCAAATGCAGGGACCCGATCTAATGATACCTGAGGGACCCTGGTTGAGTCCCACAGTTAATCTGCCCGAGGCGTCACCAAATGGCAGGGACTGTTCCCCAGGAAGACTTGGCCTTTCTCACAGTATTTCTTGTTCAATCACCTTCCTCCCAAGAAAGTAGGAATGTTTCCTGTCCGGTTCACCACTGAATCCAGCCAATAGGATATGTTTGAGAAATATTCGTAGGACGACTGTATGAACACTTATGTGAAAGGCGTTTGGAGAGGCCTAGCATCCTGTCCACAGCACTTGTCCTGCACCTTCAGATCTTTCATCTAAgggatgttttcttttaatattcttgaAAGTGGACGGCTCTAATGAAagccaaggaaaacaaaacagatgatgaTAACAAGGGCTGGTGAAGAAGCACTGAAATGTCATGTCCTGAGTCATTGTTGATGGGGAGGTACAGTGGTGCAGCCTCTTTGGAGAATAGTTTGAGATATTTCTTAGAAAGATCACTGAtttactggggcgcctgggggctcagtcagtgaagcatctgccttcagctctggtcatgatctcagagcccgacggctccctgctcagtggggcccctgcttctccctctgcctctgctgcttcctccaccctccttctccattctctgtctctcaaataaataaataaaacctttaaaaaaatgaatgaaagcactgattaccatatgacctagcaattccactcctaggaatcTACCTGAGAGAAACAAAAGCCTCCATCCACATATGAGCACGTGCAaaagttcacagcagcattattcagaatatctgaaaactggaaaaatccaaatgtccactgacagatgagtggataaacaaatatagcatatccatatgatggaatactatgcagcaatAAAATGAACTTCTGATAACGGACTACAACACGGATAAATCCCAAAGACATTGTTTGGTGAAAGGAGCCAGAAGCAAAACgccacatattgtataattccatttatataaaacgtCCAAAGAAGGCATTGAGGCAGAAAACAGAGCAGATAGCCCGGGGCTGACAAGCATGAAGGATTTTTGTGAGGGGATAGAAATGTCCTAAAGTTAGATTAGAGTGAAGGCTGCACACTctgcaaatcttaaaaaaaaatcactgaattgtaccctTGGAATGGCTGAGTTTTATGAGTAAATCacagcacaatttaaaaaataaaaaaataaaaagggggtgATGGCCTGACCAGTGGCGACTCAAGGAGCCTCGAGATCTCTCCCTGAAGGAAACGGAAGCGACTTCTCTGGAGCCCAGAACGAAGTCCCTCTTACAAAATGCCATGGGTCTCCTGGCATGAGCGATATGAAGACACAGAGACTGGACACAAGGTAAGAGCCAGGCCTGGAGGTGTCCACGGAGACCCCTTCAGGCTGCCTGTCTGCAGGTTGGAAAAGTCGTGTGGACACAGACTCCACAGACTTGTGTCTACTTCAGCACCACAGACCAAGTGCACCTTGTGTCACTTACAGGAAAAAGCTCCAACAAGCAAATTGAGAATGGAAAccaggcagcaggaggaggggtcCTGAACACGGAAACCAACTTCTGGACAACTTGTAGGTCAGTGTCTTTACTCTTTTCCTTGGCTCTTATAGCCCAATTCATGTATCTCAAAGTAAtggggaatcttttttttttttttaataaagatgttatttatttatttaagaaagaaacagagaatgagagagagaaagcatttgcAGGGGACATAgggagtagactccctgctgagcagggagcccgatacaggactcgatcccaggactctgagatcatgacctgagctgaaggcagacactcaaccaactgagccatgcaggcatcccccAAGGTAATGGTGAATCTTAACAGAATTCTTTGGTTGCATATTCTTATCAGTGTAGACTGGCTTTCCCCCAAAGATGTGGCTCTAGTGCGATTTTCTAATAAAGACATAGTAGGggggcatttgcctttggctcaggtcatgatctcagggtcctgggatcgagtcctgccttgggctccccgctcagcaggggagtctgcttctccctctccctcagtttctcctccaactcatgctctctttctctttctctctcaaataaataaataaaatttaaaaaaatgaaagacactaTAGTGAAGgaacaaagtaaaatataaaatttggttAATTAAGATGAGCATTAAAAccttaagaaagaaagaccatATTAAGGAAATGGTGAAAGACAAGGCACTAGGAGTGAAGAGCCAGCACCGGGAAATGGGGTGTGCCGTTCCTGTCAAGTtctttagagaaaaaggaacGGATCTGAATGGGGGAGGGCTCTCTCTTCCCCTGAATTCTCTGTCACCTGCCTGTCAGCCTCCCCCTTAGACCTTGATCACTAGTGCGGTTCCCCTGAGCTTGGCCCCCTGGTGGGCACACTTGTGAATGGCACTGGCGCTGCGTCACCCCTTCCCACCCTGAGGTGGTGGGGATCCTTCCCCCTGCCTTCTGGAGTCAGGTCActtgccctgccctccccggaACCTGCATGTGTCCCTGAGGCCTTCCAACACCCAAGGGATGGTTTTCaatctgcctctctgcctctgggcAACATTTTTCACTAAAACCTCAGCACTTTAGATTGGAAAAGAAAGCGAACAGGacaagggcccctgggtggctcagtggttgagcctttggctcaagtcatgatctcggagtcctgggattgagccctgcatcaggttccccacagggagcctgcttctccctctgcctgtgtctctgactctctctctgtgtctctcatgaataaataaataaaatcttaaaaaaaaaaaaaaaacccaaacaggaCAAATTCATGAAAAGCAATGCTAATGAGTTAAAAATGTGAACTTTCCCTGCCTTTTTGAAAACATGCCCTAGAGCCCGGCCACAGGTTCCCAGTCCTCTCCACCTATGCCCAGCGCTCCAGGGCTGGGGGTCCCGACTGGCACTGAGACATCGCTGGTGGCAGCTCCGTGGCAGGGCCCCATGGGGAGGCTCTGCTGAGACACCTGCCGCCTTCAAGTCCTGCCCTCGCTCACCAGCAGGGGCCCTGCTAGGAATCCTCCAGCTGAGTAGCTCCCCATCCACTGAAGGCCAGAGAGCCCCAGGATACATCGTTAATGTGACAAAAAAGCGAGGCAGGAAACCATCTATAAAGAAGAGAACCGCTTATGTATTAAAGCAAAGGGATACGTATAAACGGGGAGGACCCGTAGGAAGCCGATGACCGCCGTCTACCTGGAGGAAGAGAGTGGGGGGAGACAGGACGGACTGGGACGGGCAGGACTTCCCAGTGTGCATGTCTCTGAACCACAGGGACGTAGTCACCGCGCAGTAACCAAGTGAAACAAACGTGCAAAGGAAATACTGTCTTGTAACAGCACCACGGTCTCGAGTGTGGACACCTcaccccggggtcatggcctTCTCTGTACAGGTGCCAGCTAGGCTAAATCCAGGCATCCTCCAGCTAAATAAAGCACCACTCCTGTCTCAAGAGCCAACTACTGTGTGCTCACGACGTCCCAGGCCAGCAAGGCCTTCGTCTCTACTACCTTGGCGACTGATGAGGGGGACAAGAGGACGAGGTGGGAGCAAGATGGGCCTTGCCGGAGTCACCTTAGCTCACAGCAGTGAGGCTTCCAGCTGGTACTCTGACCTTGATTTACTCGGACACGAGCGCCTTCTTACAAGTTCACCTCAACAGAGGTTTTCTAGGTCCCTGCAAGAATCTCACACACAACTGACATCTGTGTGAGGCCCGCTTTAAACAAAGTCGCCCCAAAATAGGCATCAGCAGAGCATGTCGAGGCAGAACCCAAATGCAAAGGGAGCCCACTTAATCAACGTTTCCGTGTCCAGAGAGGCCAGCAGGTTTCTTGCGAAGAGGGGGAGCTAGTGTATACTGTGGCGCTTAGGCCAACACCCTACAATTAGTCCAGAAAAACTAGCCATTGCTCTGATGGACCGTTTCCACGAGgatcatttatcaaaaaatagAAGGGCCGCAAAAGCTGTCCGTGGCATCGTACGGGCTTGACTGAGCTCATCACACTTTTGTGAGTGACTCAGTAGCGGTGGCCGTCGCCCTCTGTGGGGTGAACAGGGCGAGTGGCCGGCACACAGCCCACGCGACGTTGATCTCATGATGGGGCAACTTCGCTCTAAGGTCAGTTGTTCGGGAACATCCCGTCTAAGCCACTGTTCAGTGAACTTGAGAAACTGAGTGACCTTCCGGCAGACGAGTAAGACTTCACAACAACAGGGAGCTGCGACGACCAAAGGCTATGTTGGGCCCCAACGTAAAATCCCCCAAATCAAAACCTCTCCCACTCtgcaaaaaaaaaccttgcaaacATTTCCACAGAActtggcagggggcggggaggggcaccTCAGCGCTGTGGGTGGCCTGAGCTGCAGCCCCCCGTCCCAGGTGGTAAACCAAGGTAGCGGCTGCCGTCCCACCCGGGGCCCGAGGAGAGGGCAGCAGGGGGCTAGTTCCCATATTCTACTCTCAGGTGCCAACCCAACAGTTAGACCATCAGGTGCACCAAATTAGAGATAAGATGAAGTTCCTCTTTCCGATCAGGGAAATGAGAAGTAGCTCCATTTAACCTTGAGCTCTTTCACTATGCGATGCGGACCACACTCGCCAGGAGCAGGGGCTCTGGTCGGGGGAGCTCCCGGCCCCAGCGCCAATCATGCTTCCTCTGCCAAGCAGAGAAgaaaccccctccccaccaccccgaTTTCAGGATACACATTGAGACAAGTGAGTTCTTTATTGGTCTCTGTGGCTCTACGAGAGAGGAGCATTACCCAGAGCCGTGGGCAAGGGCCATGCGCAGGAGAGCCCTGGAGCTCAGGATGACCCGAGGTCCTGCATGATCAGGACCATCAGTCCTGGGCTTCAGTGGCTggccggggaccctgagcccagcATCAGTACCTGTTAAGCACTTGTATGTGCACACTCTCGGCTGCACCCGGACCTGCTGCAGGCATATGCATTGCGGCCCGCACACAGGACGCAAATCCCCAGCCGAGCCGAGCCGGCCCCAGGACTGTGGAACCCGCCAGGCAGCACCAGCAGAGTCCTCGGCGGGCAGGAGCCCCTCTGGCTCTCATTGCTGGAAGCCGTGGAGAGCTGGACCCTGGGGTGTCCGTGGTTCAGACGGCTGACGTGCCAAGGGAGCAGAGGCCCAGGCGGCCCAGGACGGGTGGTGAAGGCGGCTCCATTCGCACTCACAGCttcaccccacctccccaccctgctccaggGCCCCGAGGAAGTGCCAGGTCCAACCTCCAGATCTCAAAGTGCCAGGGACCAAGGGACCTCAAAGCAGAGAGGTTAAAACCAAACAGCAACTTCACATCATCTGCAGTGAACTCGCCTCCCAGATCATAACACAGAAGCATAACACAGAAGTTGAACGGAACGTGCTTCCATCGTTTGGCTGCGCTCAGGAGTTGCCCGTCCTGGACAAGACGCCCCAAAGCCACTGCAAACAGCCCATGGCATCGCCGTTGGGTCCCGCGACACCGCGGCTGCCTGCCATCCTCGCAGCCCGCACAGAGCCCATCAAAAGTTCTGTTTCACTTTATTGGATACACCAGGTATGGGAGTTACAAGTGAGATCGATGGGTGTGCCAGCCTGTGAGCCTCCTCTCCCGCCGGCTCTGAAATGAACGGACCTCGCCTACATAGGACACAAACACAAGCAAACCAAATTACAATCAGGTGGCGTCCCAGGGTGGGTAAAGTAAACAGTTAAATTACTAAGCTCCCCATACGTCCATGAAAATGGCATACAAAACCATATAAATTACATTTCAGGTCTGTACATGATTCTcgagaaacaaaacaacaatactGTGCTCTGTACAACGTCGCTCCAAACATTCCAAACCCAAGAAACACTTGCCCCTGAATTCCAGAAAAGTGGGCAAAATACACATGCAGGATGATTAAAATCAtttcacaaaaatgcaaaatcgCATCGGGTTTCTTTTAAGGCACATTTGCATGTAAGGCGCAGAGAACTCCCATTTCAGAAGCCCCGTGTTCACGGGACCCCGGCAGGCAGGCGGCAGCATCCTGTTCCCGCTGATCCCGGGCGGCAGCGGAGAGACGGTCTCTGGcagaggggcggggtggggtgggtggcagggagACAGCAGGCCGGCTCCATCCTTGAATAGGCCGGCTGCCCCGAATCCCAAAGCTCGACGTCCCGCCTCGTGGCCCCACAGGCCTGTATTCTATGTCCGATCCTACGTGCAAGGTGGAGGGCAGACAGTACCTACGTCCCTGCAAAGTGCAGGCCCTGCTCACCCACCGCCCATCTCCCTCAGGGAATGCTGGGGGCGTAGGTGGTCACCGGGCATCCCTCTGGGCCACCACCTTTGCCTGGTCAGGCGCCACCAGCTCAAAGACCCTCCAGCCGCAAGTGGCCACAAACGGCAGCTCTGAGCACGAGAGGACGACACGGGTGCAGATTCTGTACAGTGGGAGTGCACGCCAGCCCACTGGTGCCTGGGCTTGAGCCTCCCCGCTGAGTGCCCAGTGGCCCCGAGCCCCCTCAGGCCTCCAGGTGCCCCTCGGCCTCATCCATCTGCAGAGTCTCATTGTCCCCTAGTAGCTCGGTTTCCGGGACAGAaccattctcctcctcctctgcttcctgcactgggctctgggctGCGTCGTCTGGGGCATTCTGGGTGTCCTCGGTGGCTTCTGAGAGCAGGGCTGCCCTGTCGGCCATGGACGTGTTGGAGGGCGCCGTGGTGACATAGCCTGTGCTGGTGGAGCCACTGCCACTGTGGTGGGAGCCGGGCTTGGGGACCACCTGGGCGGGCACCTGCTGCGGGGCCATCTGCATCGGGATCTGGACCGGATAGAAGTTGGACAGGTAGGCCCCATAGGCGGGCACCGGCTGGTACCCATTGACTGGGATgtagagctggggagggggcaccaTGGGCCGGATCTGGCCCTTCATGGGGATGAATGGGGGCTGCGGGAAGGGCTGGGCCTTCTGCTTGGGGCCCCCGTAGCGGGCGTTGCTGACATTGCTGACTGGGCTGGTGCTCAGGGAGCTGGTCTGCGTGGTGTTGCTGGCGCCCGAGGTCTGCGCCGAGCTGTTGTAGGTGGACAGGCTGCCCCAGGCACGCAGCCGGCTGTGGATGTCCTTGAAGCGGGGTCGCCGGCTGGGAAACTCGTTCCAGCACTCGATCATTAGGGCATACACCCAGGCGGGGCAGTCGTCCGGGCAGGGCAGCACCTGCCGGCTGCGGACCATCTCCACCACGTCCTGGTTCGAGTGTCCGCAGTAGGGCTGTAGGCCGTAGCTGAAGACCTCCCACAGGACCACGCCGTAGGACCAGATGTCTGAGTCCACGGAGAACTTGCCGTACATGATGGCCTCGGGGGACATCCAGCGGATGGGCAGCAGCGCGCTCCCCATCAGCTTGTAGTAGTCGGCTGAGTACACCTCGCGGAACAGCCCCAAGTCGGAGATCTTCACGTTCAGCTTGTCGTACACGAGGACGTTGCGGGTGGCCAGGTCCTTGTGCACCACGTGGTGGCTGGACAGGTACTCCATCCCTGAAGCGATCTGCGCCACCACGTGCACGAAGTCGGGGGGCTCCAGGGCCGACTTCACTGTGCGGTCGTCGTCTGTGCTGCCCACGTCGGAGTGCGGCGAGCGCATGACCAGGAACTCGTGGAGGTCACCGTGTGAGCAGTAGCTGAAGACCATACTGAGCGGCTGGTCCTTGGTCACCATGCCCAGCAGGCAGACGATGTTGGGGTGCTGCAGCCGGGCCCGCAGCATGGCCTCGTGCCGGAACTCCTCCCGGAGCGGCCCCTCTGCTTTGTCCTTCAGCGTTTTGATGGCCACGGCCTGGCTCTGCTCCCCTGGCGCCGGGCCGAACAGGTGGCCTTTGTAGACCTTCCCAAACCTGTCCTCTCCGAGCTCCTCCATGAACCTCACCGACGACAAGCTGATCTCCTTGAGCTTGGCCTGCAGAGAAGAAAAGCTGTCGTGAAACACTTGCATTTGCACAACAGGGCAAGGatgggcgggggggaggggggtttcGGGGGACCAGGGGCGGTCCCGGTGTCGCCCACCTGCACGGCCCAGCAAAGGACCCCCAGCGCTGCCCATCCCAGGCTCAGCCTGCCCTGCACACTGCTCTCTGCTCTTAACCACACTGACAGCATGAGGCTGCCTGAGGACCCCCGCTGGGTTGCAAGTTCTGTCCCCCCAAAACTCCAGAGGCACCATCACAGACTGTGTGCACACCTGCTCACACTCaagcacatatacacacacacacgcacacacacccaaCCAAGCTGGGCTCCACCATCCCAGAGGCACCCCTGGACTCTCGCATCCACGTCCCCCACGCAGGACCCTTCCCAGAGCTCCCCGATGTGCGGCCGGTGTTGAGGCCCAGGCACCACCGCTGCTCCTGGAGAGACCCAGCGTGTTTCTGGGACCCTGAGGCGCGCTCCCCACGGTGTCTGCCACTGTCAGAGCCTAGGCCAGCTGCTCTCCAGCGGCTCCGCCATGGGCCCATCCCACTGCTTCCTCTTGACTGGCTCCATCGTGACAGAGGCGGCACATGGTGAAATCAGCCCCAACGTCCTGCTCCTTCTGTGTGTCCCTCCCTGTGCTCAGAGGCTCCCCCCTCCTCACCGTCCACCCCCAAAGTCCCAGTGAGTGTGCAGTGGCCGCTGGCTACAGAGCCAGGTGAGTCCCTTCTCCCCCTGACCACCCTGAACACCCCCTTCAGAGCCCAGCCTGCCTGCAAGTGGTAATGTCCCCTCACGTAGGCCAGGCTGGCTGTGACAGCCTATCTCCTGTGCTGTGTGTCGGGGTGTTCTTGCCGTCCTGGGGGCtcttggggtgggtggggggtgggcaggggctggggggatggCCTCCAGCCCCAGGTGGAGGTTAGACCAGCCCCGTCCTAACTTCTCTATAAGTCTGCCAATCCACCCTTTCCCTGAAAATCAAAGCAAAACCGACCCAAGCCCAAACTGGCCAGAAAGCAGGGCTCCGTCCCTTACAAGAGCCAGACGGGCCCTTGCCTGGTGGCGagcccttttcattttgttctgtggGGACCTCGGCACAGCTCCTCGGGCTCCCGCTAAAGCAGCCATTGAGGCGGAGGGACAAGCCATGGACCATGGGATGGGGGTTCCCAACACTCCTACCGCTTCCTTCCTAATGACACACGGGTCCTGACATGTCTTAGAGCAGATACGAGAAGATAAAGGGCCATTTCAGATACTTATGTGTCATGTATCAAGTAAACCAAGAGCCCAAATGTCACAGGCAAGCGAGCTCCAGGCAGAGGCTGCgccggggtgggggtaggggtgggggggcgtGCGGAGGAGACCTGCTTGTGCTGGGTGATGAGAGGCATTTCCACATCCTGGCTTGGAGAAGCCATCAGCTGGCGCCGCTGCGGTGTAGACGCCGAGGCCTTCTGCTTATTCCGGCACATGCAGACCAAGAAGAAAAGACACGCGATGACCAGGGGGATGGCGATGCTCGGGACCAAGATGTACAGAATTCCCATCCTGCTGCTGTCCTGGGGACCTGGCAACGGCAACgttcacaatttttttaagatacaatCCCCCGTTCCAACTCTAAATTCTCCGCCAGCCCACGCCCTCCCCCAGCTGCAATATTCAAGCACAAGTGGACGATCCCGTGAGTTCCACGGAGGGGCAAGACGGCACACCAAGCCTAAAAACGGGTGACATACTGAAAAGCACACAACCCCTTGCACGGGTGTGAGACATAATCCAAAACTGCCGCCGCCACGGGATGAATCGGGAATACACggcaccaaaaaacaaaacagaacaaaacaaaaccccgtGGACTCTAAGGGTCTTAGTGTAGTAAGAACCAACATCCTGGGGTGAGAAATGACCCTTTCTGCAACATTTTAGGATTTTCCGCCAGTTTTcaatataatgaacatatattcTTTGTAATAATTCAAAATGCATTTGATGTAAGAGAGCGCTGGTAGCCAGTGAGTTTGACCCAACCGCAACATGGGGCCACAAGCACGCTCGAAAACACGATGGTAAAATGTGCAGATTGTGGCTTTCCAGGTAGCCTTGCCATTTTCACAGGGAGGAGcaatgctctgtctccctctacaGGATCCACAGACAGGTGCAGGGGCCATGCGGGGCCgcagtgtctgtctgtctgtcccatCAGTACCACGCTGACCCACTGCCTTCCACCCTACTAGAGTTAAAATCAAGTAACACCACAGAAGGCTCTTGCTCTCCGCTCCCTCCTATTCCAGGCAGATGTTCTAGAAGCCCCCGGGGCAGTGGAGGCTTGGGTCATTTCTCCGGGGAGATTTCATGCCCCTCAGGCCCAGGTCAGGGATGTGAGCGCCGTCCAAACACCTGTGCGAccatttattttatcatcatCTTTTCAAAATCACCAACAGACACCATGCTCATTAACAACTGCGGTGATTATAGGGCCGCGAACATTCCTAATGGCCCGTTTACCAAAGGCTACACCGCTGTTAGCAGGTTGGTGTTCACCTGATTTTCTATATTCGTGTTAAGGCGAACACCAAAGAAATGACAGACAGAGCTGTTCTGGCAACAGTCTCACAActagaattttaaatagaattctttttaaatgggATCCAAGCCTCCGTGTTGCCCCGCCCCCGGTTTTTGTGGCAGATTTATACATCTGAGACGAGGTTCCACGAAGAACAGACAGCTCCAGGCATTTGTCGGGAGCCGCACACAACTCCGTGTACAGATGTATCTCTCGGTcatcctcctgcccctgctgggaAGCAATTAGCCTGCTGCTTATTTAGCGACTCAGAGTGATCCTGCAACACGTATCCTTAGCAATCCTGCCAAGCGCAAAGATTTCTGCGATGTAAGATAATCCTAGACCTGCCAGATCAAActccatgtatatttttaatgttttgattaatttttaattacaaaagtaacAACTGCTCGTTTTAAGAACGcatcctttttttgggggggggggtgtcttctcttaatttaaattcaactagttAACCCAtagtattattggtttcagaagtagatttagtgattcaccagttgcatataacaccccgtgctcatcacatcacatgctctccttcaTGCCCGTCACTCAGGTACCCCGTCCCCCcgcacccctcccctccagcggccctcagtttgtttcctatggttaaaaGTCTCTGATGGTAACATTTCTGTAGGCGATGGAAGTCCCTGCTAAAAGTTTGGTGTGTATCTTTCCAAAACTTCATCCATAAAATGTAGGTGCCTATGTGTGctcacacatgtacatgcacagcTTTCCTTTGCaaagaaagagccagagaagggaagggaagggaagggaagggaagggaagggaagggaagggaagggaagggaagggaagggaagggaagggatggaTGCAGACAGGGGtagggtagggggagaagcagcaagCAGGAAGAACACAGCTACAGCCCTACAATGTCCTTTCTCTAACCGGACATCATGGACCTCCTTCCTcgtaggaaatttttttttagacaacAGTGGCATTCTGCAAAGCAGTTTTACGATCATCTAACTCCTGACACTCTCTTAAAATTTATTCCTGCAGTGAACTCACATTCTTGAAGATCTGTGTTAAGATATGTGCTAAGAGGAGTGGCAAATTTGGAACTGCCCAATTACACTCCCGGGAAGTAAGGGATCCGAGCAGCTGCAGGTGCAGGCTCGCCCAGCCCAGGGCcgctggggcaggggaggaggttGGCGGGTGGACGGCGAGCCTGGCTTTGCTTCACGGTTaatctctcctcctctgtctcttctcGGTAGTGTTTTCCAGCAAACCACTGCCTCTAGGTGCCCAAATGTAAGGCTCAGAAGGCAGCCAATCTTCTCTCGGGCACTCAAGCTGGCGGAAGCTGGCAAAATGTAAATGGTCTCAACACAGAGTCATGCTTGTCAGGTTTGCAACCCTTAACGGCCCTCTCTTCTTCTGTCCTTAATTTCACAAAGAAATTGCAGGGAAACTGGCAGGGAGACTGAAGTTCACTTCTTCCTCAGTTGGCCAAGTCCACCTGTGAAAGCTGGCGTGGCAGGAGgtgaaggagggcggggggtgctgCGTCCCCAGCACCAGAGGCCAGGCCTAGGCTTGACTGCAGCAGGAAGCACTTTTCCTAACATTGGGAAACATTATGTAACAGCGTCGATGGAGAAACCAGATGCCAAACTCAACAGCTCGGGACCACACACAGGGAGGAAAGCACTGACAGACCCAACATGTAAACAGCGGTCTCCACGGAGAGGTGAAATCTGGGGTGAAAGGCACATGACCCTTCAGACTTCCCTCCTCTGTCAAACATCACAACCAGATAGGACTGCTAGGACCCACAACGGCTGTATTTACAACCAACAATCATGGTGGGGAAATGGGGAAGGTGCCAGGGCCACCAGCCCCCCGGCCCCACACCACCACACAGTGCACTCAACAGTTAATGCgttcaaaaaaaaagagagagagagaatacatacTACAAGAGGGTACGTCACACAGTTCCATGCGTACGTTTTTATTCTGCGTGAAGCACCAGGGGCCTTCCATCTGCCCCCCAGGGTTCCGGCAGTAGGCGTGCCCCCCTCCGAGCTCGGGGAAGTCTGCGCTGGTTAGGTGGTGGCTgtgggggagctgcaggccccACGGCTGGCACTGGTGCCCTGACTTGGTGGTGCTGGCGGTGCCTCTGTAATCTGTGCCCGAGCCATTGTAGCACTGATGGTCTGGGAGGGAAAAGACATGTTAGGAGGCCCGAAAATTAAGCCTttctcggtgtgtgtgtgtgtgtcggggggggGTGTCCAGAGAGTA
Protein-coding sequences here:
- the ROR2 gene encoding tyrosine-protein kinase transmembrane receptor ROR2 encodes the protein MARGSAPPLLCAPAVWVAAALLLCAPRTSGEVEAPDLNDPLGQLDGQDGPIPTLKGYFLNFLEPVNNITIVQGQTAILQCKVAGNPTPTVRWLKNDAPVVQEPRRVIIRKTEYGSRLRIQDLDTTDTGYYQCVATNGVKTITATGVLFVRLGPTHSPNHNFQDDYHEDGFCQPYRGIACARFIGNRTIYVDSLQMQGEIENRITAAFTMIGTSTHLSDQCSQFAIPSFCHFVFPLCDARSRAPKPRELCRDECEVLESDLCRQEYTIARSNPLILMRLQLPKCEALPLPESPDAANCMRIGIPAERLGRYHQCYNGSGTDYRGTASTTKSGHQCQPWGLQLPHSHHLTSADFPELGGGHAYCRNPGGQMEGPWCFTQNKNVRMELCDVPSCSPQDSSRMGILYILVPSIAIPLVIACLFFLVCMCRNKQKASASTPQRRQLMASPSQDVEMPLITQHKQAKLKEISLSSVRFMEELGEDRFGKVYKGHLFGPAPGEQSQAVAIKTLKDKAEGPLREEFRHEAMLRARLQHPNIVCLLGMVTKDQPLSMVFSYCSHGDLHEFLVMRSPHSDVGSTDDDRTVKSALEPPDFVHVVAQIASGMEYLSSHHVVHKDLATRNVLVYDKLNVKISDLGLFREVYSADYYKLMGSALLPIRWMSPEAIMYGKFSVDSDIWSYGVVLWEVFSYGLQPYCGHSNQDVVEMVRSRQVLPCPDDCPAWVYALMIECWNEFPSRRPRFKDIHSRLRAWGSLSTYNSSAQTSGASNTTQTSSLSTSPVSNVSNARYGGPKQKAQPFPQPPFIPMKGQIRPMVPPPQLYIPVNGYQPVPAYGAYLSNFYPVQIPMQMAPQQVPAQVVPKPGSHHSGSGSTSTGYVTTAPSNTSMADRAALLSEATEDTQNAPDDAAQSPVQEAEEEENGSVPETELLGDNETLQMDEAEGHLEA